Below is a window of Tolypothrix bouteillei VB521301 DNA.
CTAGATTCCCGATCGCTAATTCTATGGTGAGACGCGAGTCATTCAAAATCTAAAATCAAAAATTTATATGCGCTTAATCCATACTGCTGATTGGCATTTAGGAAAACGACTTAAAGGTGAAGACCGCACGCCAGAAATTGCAGCGGCGCTCGATGAAATACTCAAGCAAGCAAAAGCACGACAAGTGGATGCTGTTTTAGTAGCAGGTGATATTTATGATGTTCCAAATCCACCTGCTGAAGCCGAACAAGTTGCCTATAATTTCTTCTGTAAACTGAAAGAGGCAAAAATTCCTGCAGTTGCGATCGCGGGAAATCACGACTCTGCTTTTCGTTTTGATGGGATCGCAAAACTTCTCTCATTTGTGGGAGTCCAAGCGTTAGGGAGACCGCAACCGCCAAACAAAGGGGGTGTGATTCACGTTGACACTCCTAGTGGAAAGTTGTGCGTTGCAGCGATGCCATTTGCCTCGGAACGTAGATTATTGAAATATGAAGATTTGTGGGATAAAGATGATTTAGAACAACGCCAGCATTACCGCTTTCAGGTACAAAAACTTTTAGGTAAACTAGCAACTCAGTTCCGAGATGATAGCGTTAACGTTATCATGGCACACATGACCATTGAAGGGTCTTTACGAGCTTACTCAGAAGTCGATTACTATACGCGAGATACATATCTTATCTCCGGGCAAACTTTACCACCGACAGCCCAGTATATTGCCCTCGGTCACATTCACAAACCCCAAAAGATTTCTCACGCCGCACCGACTTGTTACGCAGGGTCTTTAGTTCAGATTGATTTTGGTGAAGCAGGGGAAGAAAAAGGATTTTATCTCGTTGAAGTAGAACCGGGACGCCCTGCAAAACCAGAATTTATTCCTGTTCCTTGCCAAAAGCCTTTAAAAGTTGTTCGATGTCATGAAAACGATTTAGAAGACACTTTAGAAGCTAATCGGACGCATCCAGGATTTTTAAAGTTGGTGGTTGAACTAACAGCGCCTAAAACGGGTTTAGCTGAGATGGTGCGTAAAGTTTGTCCCCAGACATTGATTGTCGAACCTCATTACTTAAAAACCGAGCAAGAAATTGCGACTGAGTACCGGGAAGACAATCAATTTGATGCTGTGGAAGAGTTTCGCCGCTACTACTTGCAGCGTCATGAAAACACGGTACCGCCATCGATATTAGAAGCATTTGAAAAACTATATCAGGAGATGAGTGATGCGAGCGCTTGAATTATCCCTTGAAGGTTTTACCAGTTTTCGCTCTCGCGAAACTCTCGATTTTTCCGAACTCGATCTGTTTGCCATCACGGGACCCACAGGCGCAGGCAAAACTTCTCTTCTGGATGCTATCACTTTTGCACTTTACGGTCATGTTGCTCGATTTGGAAAGGATGCGACTGCTAAAGAACTGGTGAGTCTTGGAAGCCAAAATCTGAAAGTCAGTTTTCGCTTCTCAGTCCGTGGAGTGGAGTATCGCGTCACTCGGACTTGGCGGGATCGTCCTAAAACTGCTGAGAGTAAAGTTCTGTTGGAATGGCTGCAAAATGACACCTGGGAAAAATTGGAGACAAAGAATGTCACCAAGCGAATCGAGCAAGTGTTGGCGATGGATTATGAAACTTTTACTCGTGTCATTTTATTGCCTCAAGGTAAGTTTGATGAATTTATTAAAGGAAGTAAAGTTAAACGTCGGGAAATATTGCGGGATTTAGCTGGCTTTCAGATTTTTGAAAGAATGCGCCAACAAGCTCAAGGACAAGCTGATGGTTTGAAAAAGGAATATCAAATTCTCGAGCGTCAGTTGGAGGAGTTAGAGTTACCCTCAACAGAGTTATTTGCAGAAAAACAACAGCAGTGCAAAACTCTCGAACAGGGGATAGTTGGGTTGAACGAAGCAGTCTTTAAAGCACAAAAAGCGCTGGATAAAGAAGAAAGTTTGTTAAAGCAAATAGAGCGGTTAAACGAGATGCGATCGCAGTTAGAGCAACTGATTTCTCAATCTGGAAAAATTGAAGAATATAAACTACGGCTGCAACAATCTCAAGCTGCTGACCAAATTAAGGACACTTATGCTTTGGTGAAAGCTGCTAGAGAGAGATTCACAAAAGCACAGGCTGAGGTTGTTTCTACACAAAAAAATCTCACTCAAGCCACGCAGGAATTAGAGCAAAATAAGACAAAACTTGATGAAGTTACAGAATACCAAAAACAGGTAGAAGCTCAGTTCAAGGTGAGAGAGGAAGCTTTAACCTCAGCGCGAAATTATGAAGAACAAAAACAGCAGTATCAAACGGAATTAACACGCAGCCGTCAAACACTCTCCCAAAGACAGAATAATTTAGCTTTAGCCAAGCAGGAATTAAGTAATGCTGAGAAGAAACTGCAAGCGGCTAGCCAGCAAGTTGAAGATGCGGAAAAGGAACTGACTCAATATTCTCCAGGTGGTACTCGGTTAGATCAACTTCAGGAGGTGTCACAACGGCTTGGTTCTTATAAGTTATTACAGGAACAGACTGATAATTTTCGTCAAAAATTAGAGCAAACAATTTTAGAACGGCAAAACTTAGAGAAAAAAGCTCGGGAAAATCGGGGAAAATTAGAAAAAGCAAAATTAGTTTTACAAGAAAAGCAAAAAGTTTTACAAGAAGCTGAAGCAGCGAATCAGATCGCATTACAAAGTAACCATGCTGCTGCTTTACGTCAGACATTACATGATGGAGATAACTGTCCTGTTTGTAATGGAACATATGTAACAGCAAGCCTACTAAGTTTACCAGAGATTGAGCAAGTTGATACAACAGAATTGTTATCTCAGAAAGAGGAAGCAGAAAAAGAGTATAAGGCAATAGAGAAATCTGTTGCTATAGCCGAAACAAATTTAGAAAATGCCAAGCAAAAAGAAGTAGAAGCTCAAGAGGAATTAGCTAATTCTGAGAAGCGATTAACCAAGTTAAAACAGGAAATTAGCTCTGTACTGGAAACAGATGGTTGGGAAATCAACGCACTGAATAAAGAATTTAAAGCATTGCAAGAAAGCGATCGCTTATATCATCAAACTTTATCCAAACAAAAAGATGCAGCAGCACGGGTGCGCGAAACTCAACAAGCATTAGAAGCCACTCGCAAGACTCATACAACAGCTGTAACAGAATGCGATCGGGCTCAACAGGAAGCCCAACGTTGGGAAAATCAATTGCAGGAAGTGGAAACAAAATTGCATGAGATTTCTGGGGGTAAATCCCATGCACAGCTGCAAACAGAATTAGAAAAAGACAAGCAGAAATTGGAAAAACAACTGAAACAGGTGACTGAGGCTTATCAAGTTGCAGAGAAAAAAGTGATTCGGTATGAAACTGAAGACAAAAAAGCTCGCGATGATGCAGATACAGCACGTCGTCAAGAACAACAGCTCGAATCCACTTGGCAAGTTGCACTTGTTTCTGAAGGGTTTACTGAGGAAAGTTTTCTAACGGCGCGGGCTGATTCCAAACAGCAAACTTTTTGGAAAGGAGAGATTTTAGATTACGATACAGGGAAAGTGGAAATAGAAACACGAGTTGAAGAAGCCAAATCACAGGTAGGCGATCGCACCACAACCCCAGAGACCATCCAATCTTTGCGAGATGCCAAGAGTGCAGCTGATGGAGAACTCAAACAAGCACAAAATCAACTGGCTCAATTAATGGCTTGGATACAAGATGCTCGATCGAAGCAGAAGCAAGCTGAAAAACGCCAAGAGGAATTGTCTTTAGTAAGGACACAAGCAGATACTTATACCAATCTCGCTCGCAGCCTCAAAACGGATGAATTTCAAGCTTTTGCTTTGGAACACTTAGAAAGAGAGTTGGTAACTCGTGCAACCCATGTTTTGCAAGAACTCACAGATTCTCGCTATGCGCTGAGAATTCAAGATGGAGATTACTCGGTTGAGGATAATTGGAATGGTGGTGACTTGAGACGAGTACAAACTCTTTCAGGTGGCGAAACATTTGCTGCATCTCTTTCTATGGCACTTGCTTTGTCGGAAAAATTATCTATGGGTGCAGAGTTAGGGAGTCTGTTTTTAGATGAAGGATTTGGAACATTGGATGCAGATACGCTAGAAACTGTCTACCAAATTTTACAATCTTTACGACAGCAGGACCGATTGATTGGGGTCATTACTCATGTTAAGGCATTGGGAGAGCGATTGCCACAAGTGAAGGTTTATAAGCGTCCGGAGGGCTCAAAGATAGAAGTTGAGATATTTTAATAGAAATACAATCTCTGCTTTTCTCTTTGTGTTCTCTGCCTTTGGCATGCATAAATAAATAGACATCTCCAAAAAACGGTGTAAAGACGCGCTGAATGAAAGCGTCTCTACCAAAAAACTTGAAGTCACAATATGCTACGATCGGCTGAACTGAAAGGAAAAATTGACTG
It encodes the following:
- a CDS encoding metallophosphoesterase family protein, whose product is MRLIHTADWHLGKRLKGEDRTPEIAAALDEILKQAKARQVDAVLVAGDIYDVPNPPAEAEQVAYNFFCKLKEAKIPAVAIAGNHDSAFRFDGIAKLLSFVGVQALGRPQPPNKGGVIHVDTPSGKLCVAAMPFASERRLLKYEDLWDKDDLEQRQHYRFQVQKLLGKLATQFRDDSVNVIMAHMTIEGSLRAYSEVDYYTRDTYLISGQTLPPTAQYIALGHIHKPQKISHAAPTCYAGSLVQIDFGEAGEEKGFYLVEVEPGRPAKPEFIPVPCQKPLKVVRCHENDLEDTLEANRTHPGFLKLVVELTAPKTGLAEMVRKVCPQTLIVEPHYLKTEQEIATEYREDNQFDAVEEFRRYYLQRHENTVPPSILEAFEKLYQEMSDASA
- a CDS encoding AAA family ATPase is translated as MRALELSLEGFTSFRSRETLDFSELDLFAITGPTGAGKTSLLDAITFALYGHVARFGKDATAKELVSLGSQNLKVSFRFSVRGVEYRVTRTWRDRPKTAESKVLLEWLQNDTWEKLETKNVTKRIEQVLAMDYETFTRVILLPQGKFDEFIKGSKVKRREILRDLAGFQIFERMRQQAQGQADGLKKEYQILERQLEELELPSTELFAEKQQQCKTLEQGIVGLNEAVFKAQKALDKEESLLKQIERLNEMRSQLEQLISQSGKIEEYKLRLQQSQAADQIKDTYALVKAARERFTKAQAEVVSTQKNLTQATQELEQNKTKLDEVTEYQKQVEAQFKVREEALTSARNYEEQKQQYQTELTRSRQTLSQRQNNLALAKQELSNAEKKLQAASQQVEDAEKELTQYSPGGTRLDQLQEVSQRLGSYKLLQEQTDNFRQKLEQTILERQNLEKKARENRGKLEKAKLVLQEKQKVLQEAEAANQIALQSNHAAALRQTLHDGDNCPVCNGTYVTASLLSLPEIEQVDTTELLSQKEEAEKEYKAIEKSVAIAETNLENAKQKEVEAQEELANSEKRLTKLKQEISSVLETDGWEINALNKEFKALQESDRLYHQTLSKQKDAAARVRETQQALEATRKTHTTAVTECDRAQQEAQRWENQLQEVETKLHEISGGKSHAQLQTELEKDKQKLEKQLKQVTEAYQVAEKKVIRYETEDKKARDDADTARRQEQQLESTWQVALVSEGFTEESFLTARADSKQQTFWKGEILDYDTGKVEIETRVEEAKSQVGDRTTTPETIQSLRDAKSAADGELKQAQNQLAQLMAWIQDARSKQKQAEKRQEELSLVRTQADTYTNLARSLKTDEFQAFALEHLERELVTRATHVLQELTDSRYALRIQDGDYSVEDNWNGGDLRRVQTLSGGETFAASLSMALALSEKLSMGAELGSLFLDEGFGTLDADTLETVYQILQSLRQQDRLIGVITHVKALGERLPQVKVYKRPEGSKIEVEIF